The following DNA comes from Prosthecobacter sp. SYSU 5D2.
CGACAGTCCAAACTCCACATTCTGAAAAGTCACTGCATCGCGTCTCTCCGGGTCATGGTGACCGGTACGCAGTTCCCCCTGGTCAATGGAGGACGTGCCATAGGCCGTATCCAGGTGTACGTGCGGAAAGATTTTCCCTGCGAAACTCACATCCAATCCTGTCAGCCAGTCGGCCTTGCCATCCATCGGCAGCACCACCGGGGCAGACATGGCGCTGAAAGTGGAATACGCATACCGCTGCTGCTGCTGCGCCTCAAACTGGGCGGAAGTCTGTGCCTGGGCACTGAAAGAAACCAGGAGCCCAAAGGCGGCCAAAAGGGGGGGAGGAATGAAAACGGGGAGCTTCATGACAACGCAACTATGGCAAGCCAGTTGCATTATCGTCAAATGTTTTCACAACATTTTTGCATTAACAAAAAGCGAGAAGCCCTCAACCCCAGGGATGAGGGCTTCGCTAAGATCAGCTTTAGAAACAATCAGCGGTTCAGCTTTGCGGTGATTTCCGCGACGTGCTTGCCCTGGAAACGGGCCAGCGACAGTTCCTTCTCACTCGGCTGGCGCGAGCCATCTGCACCGGCGATGGTGCCTGCGCCGTAAGGGCTGCCGCCGCGCACCTCGCTGATGTCCGTCAGTTCCGGGGCGGAGTAGGGCAGGCCGACGAAAATCATGCCGTGATGCAGCAGCGTGGGGAGAGTGGTCAGGATGGTGGATTCATTGCCGCCGCCGGTACCGGTGCTGGTGAAAACACTGCCCACCTTGCCAATCAGCGCGCCTTTCACCCACAGGCCGCCGGTCTGATCCCAGAAGGCGCGCATCTGCGCGGTCATGTTTCCAAAACGTGTGGGTGTGCCAACGATGATGGCATCGTAATCCGGCAGCTCAGCAGCCGTGGCCACGGGGGCGCTTTGGTCCAGCTTGCCGCCCATTTTCTGGATGACCTCTTCGGACAGGGTTTCGGGCACGCGCTTGAGGGAGACTTCCGTTCCCTCCACAGAACCCGCGCCTTCGGCGACGGCCTTGGCCATGGTTTCGATGTGACCGTAAGTGGAATAATAAAGGACGAGGATCTTGGACATGATGTGGGTGAAGTTGAGGTTCCCTTGACGAATCGAACCTCGCCAGCAAACTGCGTGCAGGCGAATGCAGGCTGGTCAGTCTGAGACCAACCTTTGGGCATGGCAGGCACGCATTTTGTTTGCCAAAAACCTTCCCTCTTCTGGTCTCCACCGTGCTATAAAGACCGCACCTTATGCCCATCACCCGCCTTTACCTCATCCGCCACGGAGCCACCGTCCTGACAGCTGAAGACCGTTTTGCCGGGTCCATCAATGTGGCCCTGGCCGATGAAGGCCGGCATCAGGCCGCCACCTTGGCCGCACGCCTGCAGGCATTTCCCGTGGCCGCCGTCTATGCCTCCCCGCTGGACCGCACCATGGAGACCGCCAGCATCCTGGCCGCCCCGCATGGGCTGGAGGTGCGGCCACGCGACGGGCTGAAAGAGATCTCCCACGGCCACTGGGAGCAGATGACCCGCCAGGAGGTGGAGCAGCAGTATCCAAAGGAGGCTGCCGCCTGGGACGAGGACCCCTACACCTTCGCCCCGGAGGGCGGAGAAAGCGGCCTCGCCGTGACTGCCCGCGCACTTCCTGCCCTGCTGGACATCGTCCGCCATCACGAGGGCCAGTCCGTCATTGTCGTCTCGCACAAGGCCACCATCCGCCTGCTTCTAAGCTCCTTGTTAGGCTTTGATCCCCGCCGCTACCGGGACAACCTGGACCAAGACCCTGCCGCGCTGAACATTGTGGATTTCAAGGACACCGTGCGCGCCCGCCTCATGCTCTTTAACGACACCTCCCATTACGCCGAAGCCGACCTGAAAAAACCTGATTCCGCCGAAGCCCGCCTGTCCAAATGGTGGACGCACTGAACCTGGCCTAACTATTTTTTAAACATCATGAACATCGCCATCGGCTCCGACCACGCAGGCTATCGTTATAAACAGGCCATCATCGCCCACCTCCAGCAGGCAGGGCATGAGGTGACCGACTTTGGCACCCATTCCGAAGAATCTACCGACTACCCCAAATTCATCCGCCCCGTGGCTGAAGCCGTGGCCGCAGGCAAGCATGAGCGCGGCATCGTCCTTGGCGGTTCCGGCAATGGCGAGGCTATCGCCGCCAACCGGGTCAAAGGCATCCGCTGTGGCCTGTGCTGGAACCTGGAATCCGCCCGCCTCACCCGCCAGCACAATGACGCCAATGTCCTCTCACTGGGCGAGCGCATGATGGATCAGGACACCGCTTTGCAGATCGTGAACATCTTCCTCAGCACCCCTTTTGAAGGCGGCCGCCACCTCGCCCGCATCCAGCAACTGGACGCCTGATGCCCCCCCCGGCCATGAACGCGGCGCTTCTCAAAGACACCGAAGCCTTCCTGCACCAGCAGATCCCCATCACCCACGCCATGGGCGTGCAGGTGCACAGCTACGATGGCCGGCATCTCGTCATCACCGCCCCGCTGGAGCCGAATCACAATCACCTTGGCACCGCCTTTGGCGGCAGCCTCAGCGCCATCGCCACGCTCGCCGGTTATACCCTCCTGTGGTTGCTGCTGGGCGACCGCTCCGCCCACATCGTGATCCGGGAAAGCAGCATTCGCTATCGCCGCCCCGTCACCGGGGCCATCCGCGCCGTTTGTCAGCGCCCCGACGAAGCCACACTCACCACCTTCAAAACCCAGTTTGAAGAAACCGGCAAAGCCCGCCTCCGCCTCCAGGTCCGCATCGAAAAGGATGGCCAGACCTGTGTCGAGTTCGATGGCGAATTCGTCGCCTTGAAATAAGGTCCCCGTGCAAGGAGCGGGACTTGCCAAGTCCCGGCATCACTTCCTCAACGGCCCGCCTGGACGCGCTTCCGTCAGCTTCCCGTCGCGGATCACCGGCACGCCGTCCACCAGCACATCGCTGAAACCTTCGGAGTAATGATGCGGATCTTCGAAGCTTGATACATCCTGCACTCTCTCCGGATCAAAGATCACCACATCCGCCCAGGCGCCCACCTTCAGCTCCCCCCGGCCTTTCAGTCCAAAAGTCTCCGCAGGCAGGCTGGCCATTCGGCGGACCGCCTCCTCCAGCGACAGCACTTTTTGTTCGCGCACATAGCGGGCCAGCACCCGGGCATTATTGCCATAGCTGCGTGGATGCGGCACATCCTCCCCCAGCCGCCGGGGACCGCCATCGCTGGCGACCATGGTTTGCGGATGCTTTAAAAAGACCGCCAGATCTTCCTCATTCATGCCGTGGAAGACACCGCTGCCACCGCCCCGCCGCTCGATATCCAGCAACAGCTCAATCTGGTCTTCCAGAGTATCTGCTCCACGCACTCTTTTCGCTGCCTGCGGGATGGTCAGGCCGTTCAGTGACGGGTCCGCCCGAAAGCGTGCCACCACCGCATACGAATAGTCCGTGCGCCCGCTGCGAGCCAGAATCTCCTTCATGCTCGCGATGATTTTGGCCTTCTTTTCAGGGTCCTCAATCCGCGCAAGGAAATCTTCTTTTGTTCCCTCAAGTGCAGAGTCCGGCATGGTCTGCCGAAGGCCAGTGCTGGAGGCCGTGTAGGCATACTGGTCATGGGTGATTTGTAGCCCTTCAGCACGTGCCTTGTCCAGATACTCCAGCACCTCCCTGGCACGTCCCCAGGCGCTTGGGCCGGAAAGCTTGATGTGGGAAAGCTCCGTCCGCACCCCGGCCTTGCGGGCGATCTCCGTCAGCTCATGCAGCGCGGTGAAAATGCGGTTCGTTTCATAACGCATGTGGCTGGCATACACCCCGTCATGCGCCGCCACCACCTGGGCCAGGGCAATGATCTCATCCGTCTTGGCAAAGGAGCCTGGCACATAAATCAGGCCCGTGCTCATGCCCACCGCGCCGTCCTTCATCCCTTGCTCCACAAGCCCCTTCATCGTCTCAAGCTGCGCCGCATTGGGAGCCCGGATAAACCGCCCGCCCATCCCCTGCTCACGCACCGCGCCATGGCCGATCAAAGTCGCCACATGCAGGCTCACACCGGTCTCTTCAAGTTCACGGAAAAAGCCCGCCACATCCGTGCGCGAGAACCCGCAGTTCCCCGTCACGATGGAGGTGACGCCCATGCGCAAAAAGTTCTCCGCCGCAGGCAGGGACGCGATGTTTTCCGAATGCGTGTGCACATCTACAAAACCGGGCGCAGCTACTTTGCCACTTGCATCCACCTCCGCCTTCGCCGTGCCCGTCACCTCACCTAGCCTGACAATACGTCCGTTCAAAACACCAATGCTGCCCGTCCGTGCAGGGTCACCAGTGCCATCCACAATGCGCGCATTGCGAATGATCAAATCATAGTCCTTCTCCGGCTCATTCAGCCACGCCTTCATCCAGCCGTAAAAGCTGGTCCCAATCTGCGCATAGCCGCTGGCATTGGGATGCACGCCGTTATTTTCCGGGTAG
Coding sequences within:
- a CDS encoding histidine phosphatase family protein, yielding MPITRLYLIRHGATVLTAEDRFAGSINVALADEGRHQAATLAARLQAFPVAAVYASPLDRTMETASILAAPHGLEVRPRDGLKEISHGHWEQMTRQEVEQQYPKEAAAWDEDPYTFAPEGGESGLAVTARALPALLDIVRHHEGQSVIVVSHKATIRLLLSSLLGFDPRRYRDNLDQDPAALNIVDFKDTVRARLMLFNDTSHYAEADLKKPDSAEARLSKWWTH
- a CDS encoding amidohydrolase family protein, which translates into the protein MNRLSHLLAAALLSLPFHAGAESLQLTLPPAWHGVVGVPMSLYYDNVVLTENPDAYEFVVDCALGKAGERAWTVTATEADIGQHLVEVTVKDKQGQVIETAQTTLHISPRPAGEGKEKRLLIVGDSLTNASVYANELSRLFAEPGNPKVTFLGTRRPASVKPGVAHEGYGGWKWVDFLTKFAPTVPQVAAGPVAKKTTSPFVFANAEGKGTFDLPRYIREHCDGQPPDAVTFLLGINDCFGANPEDPKAVDAKIDEVLNHADRLLAEFRQAMPKAELAVGLTPPPNAREAGFVASYKGKYHRWGWKRIQHRLVQRMIARLGGKEHLGIHLVATELNLDPVRGYPENNGVHPNASGYAQIGTSFYGWMKAWLNEPEKDYDLIIRNARIVDGTGDPARTGSIGVLNGRIVRLGEVTGTAKAEVDASGKVAAPGFVDVHTHSENIASLPAAENFLRMGVTSIVTGNCGFSRTDVAGFFRELEETGVSLHVATLIGHGAVREQGMGGRFIRAPNAAQLETMKGLVEQGMKDGAVGMSTGLIYVPGSFAKTDEIIALAQVVAAHDGVYASHMRYETNRIFTALHELTEIARKAGVRTELSHIKLSGPSAWGRAREVLEYLDKARAEGLQITHDQYAYTASSTGLRQTMPDSALEGTKEDFLARIEDPEKKAKIIASMKEILARSGRTDYSYAVVARFRADPSLNGLTIPQAAKRVRGADTLEDQIELLLDIERRGGGSGVFHGMNEEDLAVFLKHPQTMVASDGGPRRLGEDVPHPRSYGNNARVLARYVREQKVLSLEEAVRRMASLPAETFGLKGRGELKVGAWADVVIFDPERVQDVSSFEDPHHYSEGFSDVLVDGVPVIRDGKLTEARPGGPLRK
- the wrbA gene encoding NAD(P)H:quinone oxidoreductase gives rise to the protein MSKILVLYYSTYGHIETMAKAVAEGAGSVEGTEVSLKRVPETLSEEVIQKMGGKLDQSAPVATAAELPDYDAIIVGTPTRFGNMTAQMRAFWDQTGGLWVKGALIGKVGSVFTSTGTGGGNESTILTTLPTLLHHGMIFVGLPYSAPELTDISEVRGGSPYGAGTIAGADGSRQPSEKELSLARFQGKHVAEITAKLNR
- the rpiB gene encoding ribose 5-phosphate isomerase B yields the protein MNIAIGSDHAGYRYKQAIIAHLQQAGHEVTDFGTHSEESTDYPKFIRPVAEAVAAGKHERGIVLGGSGNGEAIAANRVKGIRCGLCWNLESARLTRQHNDANVLSLGERMMDQDTALQIVNIFLSTPFEGGRHLARIQQLDA
- a CDS encoding YiiD C-terminal domain-containing protein, whose amino-acid sequence is MNAALLKDTEAFLHQQIPITHAMGVQVHSYDGRHLVITAPLEPNHNHLGTAFGGSLSAIATLAGYTLLWLLLGDRSAHIVIRESSIRYRRPVTGAIRAVCQRPDEATLTTFKTQFEETGKARLRLQVRIEKDGQTCVEFDGEFVALK